A single Anaeromyxobacter diazotrophicus DNA region contains:
- a CDS encoding MetQ/NlpA family ABC transporter substrate-binding protein: MNDTLRNQASSKTLLAAALGAALALGLALAPAAARAAQTIKLGVENGPHAEIAEHVKQLLAKDGIEVKVVELSDYAQQNPALAAGDLDANSFQHLPYLEEQVKARGYKITSVGKTIVFPMGVYSQKVKSLADLPQGAKLAVPNDPSNEGRALLLFQSKGVFKLRPGSGITPTPADITENPKKVKIVEVDAAQVAHFLPDVTAAAVNTNYAIQGKLDPAKDAIAREAADSPYVNVIVVRAADAQKPWVQKLVAAYHSDEVRKLIAAKWPGVVVPGF, from the coding sequence ATGAACGACACCCTCAGGAACCAAGCCTCCTCGAAGACGCTCCTCGCGGCCGCCCTCGGCGCCGCCCTGGCGCTGGGCCTCGCGCTCGCGCCCGCCGCCGCGCGCGCCGCGCAGACCATCAAGCTGGGGGTCGAGAACGGCCCGCACGCCGAGATCGCCGAGCACGTGAAGCAGCTCCTGGCGAAGGACGGGATCGAGGTCAAGGTGGTCGAGCTGTCCGACTACGCGCAGCAGAACCCGGCGCTCGCCGCCGGCGACCTCGACGCCAACTCCTTCCAGCACCTGCCCTACCTCGAGGAGCAGGTGAAGGCGCGCGGCTACAAGATCACCTCGGTGGGCAAGACCATCGTCTTCCCCATGGGCGTCTACTCGCAGAAGGTGAAGTCGCTCGCCGACCTGCCGCAGGGGGCGAAGCTCGCCGTCCCCAACGACCCGTCGAACGAGGGCCGCGCCCTCCTGCTCTTCCAGTCGAAGGGCGTGTTCAAGCTGCGCCCCGGCAGCGGCATCACCCCCACCCCGGCGGACATCACCGAGAACCCGAAGAAGGTGAAGATCGTCGAGGTGGACGCGGCGCAGGTGGCCCACTTCCTCCCCGACGTGACGGCCGCCGCCGTCAACACGAACTACGCCATCCAGGGGAAGCTCGACCCGGCCAAGGACGCCATCGCCCGCGAGGCGGCCGACTCGCCGTACGTGAACGTGATCGTCGTGCGCGCCGCGGACGCCCAGAAGCCCTGGGTCCAGAAGCTCGTCGCCGCCTACCACTCGGACGAGGTGCGCAAGCTCATCGCCGCGAAGTGGCCGGGCGTCGTCGTGCCGGGGTTCTGA